Proteins from a genomic interval of Rhodothermus marinus:
- a CDS encoding sugar phosphate isomerase/epimerase family protein produces the protein MIPALLTDTVTLNLDRALYLTLLWGLEGVELRTIGGPSDRVPFVNEEKLRRRLLENELPAVAVVPGMFEGSVRDRRTWMNEVAAFDEVLSFCRRIDCPCVVVSAFAAEEEGAPVEEAARALRMAGDKAADYGVRVAVLNEPGGAFPTGRALATLLEAVDHPAVGAAWNPGAALQAGENPAEGLKALAGRVFLVRCSDWRLDPDRGEWEPAPFGEGAVGWPAQLRLLRAMNFTGPLSLEVHAEPRTKRGLYDATRLLQLLRQVRKPSAATSE, from the coding sequence ATGATTCCCGCACTGCTGACCGACACGGTGACGCTGAACCTGGATCGTGCGCTCTACCTGACGCTGCTCTGGGGCCTGGAGGGCGTGGAGCTGCGCACGATCGGCGGGCCGTCGGACCGCGTGCCGTTTGTCAATGAGGAAAAACTGCGTCGGCGTCTGCTGGAAAACGAACTGCCGGCGGTGGCCGTCGTGCCGGGCATGTTCGAAGGCTCGGTGCGCGACCGGCGCACGTGGATGAACGAGGTGGCTGCTTTCGATGAAGTGCTGAGCTTCTGCCGGCGCATCGATTGTCCCTGTGTGGTGGTGTCGGCCTTCGCGGCCGAAGAGGAAGGGGCGCCGGTAGAAGAAGCGGCGCGGGCGCTGCGGATGGCCGGTGACAAAGCGGCCGACTACGGCGTGCGGGTGGCCGTGCTCAATGAGCCGGGCGGTGCATTTCCCACGGGGCGGGCGCTGGCCACGCTGCTGGAAGCCGTGGATCACCCGGCCGTGGGGGCCGCCTGGAATCCCGGGGCGGCGCTGCAGGCAGGCGAAAATCCGGCCGAAGGGCTAAAAGCACTGGCCGGGCGTGTCTTCCTGGTGCGCTGCAGCGACTGGCGGCTTGATCCGGATCGGGGCGAGTGGGAGCCGGCCCCCTTTGGCGAGGGGGCCGTGGGGTGGCCTGCACAGCTCCGACTGCTGCGTGCGATGAATTTCACCGGGCCGTTGAGCCTCGAAGTGCATGCGGAGCCGCGCACGAAGCGGGGGCTGTACGACGCGACCCGTCTGCTGCAGCTGCTGCGTCAGGTGCGCAAACCCTCCGCTGCAACCTCCGAATAA
- a CDS encoding lysophospholipid acyltransferase family protein, with the protein MAELRETSSVAPLLAPASVEAPVEGAPPATLWTRLHFFWFVLVGIFSTLIIAPCQVLTHRFHPTAANFKKWARRWAGIILKACGWRVVCEDHARLPEGQPCIFVANHQCALDILVLSYALPYPFGFVAKAELERVPVLGWAMRHSASLFIDRNNPRRSLESLQLAGERIRQGHPVLLFPEGTRGYRKELRPFKKGAFLLAVEAGVPLVPVVIFDSYRRLDERRMVSRPGTIRVVIGEPVPTAGLRRRHLTTLMETVQARMQALLREAGNSA; encoded by the coding sequence ATGGCTGAACTCAGAGAAACCTCCTCTGTGGCACCGCTGCTGGCTCCGGCGTCCGTCGAGGCACCGGTCGAGGGTGCTCCGCCGGCCACGCTGTGGACCCGGCTGCACTTCTTCTGGTTCGTGCTGGTGGGCATTTTCAGCACGCTGATCATTGCCCCGTGCCAGGTGCTCACGCATCGCTTTCACCCGACGGCGGCCAACTTCAAAAAATGGGCACGGCGCTGGGCGGGCATCATTCTGAAAGCCTGTGGCTGGCGGGTGGTGTGCGAAGACCACGCACGCCTTCCCGAGGGGCAGCCCTGCATTTTTGTGGCCAACCATCAGTGCGCCCTCGACATTCTGGTGCTGTCCTACGCACTTCCTTATCCCTTCGGGTTTGTTGCCAAGGCGGAGCTGGAGCGGGTGCCCGTGCTGGGCTGGGCCATGCGGCATTCGGCCTCGCTCTTCATCGACCGCAACAATCCGCGTCGCTCGCTGGAAAGCCTGCAACTGGCCGGCGAGCGCATCCGCCAGGGGCATCCCGTGCTGCTTTTTCCGGAAGGCACGCGTGGCTACCGGAAGGAGCTGCGGCCGTTCAAAAAGGGGGCGTTTCTGCTGGCTGTCGAGGCCGGCGTGCCGCTGGTACCCGTGGTCATCTTCGACAGCTACCGCCGGCTGGACGAGCGGCGAATGGTCTCGCGGCCGGGAACGATTCGAGTAGTGATCGGCGAACCCGTCCCGACAGCGGGACTCCGACGGCGGCATCTGACCACGCTGATGGAGACCGTGCAGGCCCGCATGCAGGCGCTGCTCCGGGAGGCGGGGAACTCCGCTTAG
- the gatC gene encoding Asp-tRNA(Asn)/Glu-tRNA(Gln) amidotransferase subunit GatC, whose amino-acid sequence MAISVEEVRYIARLARLEFSEEEERMLAEQMGEVLDYVAKLNELDTRDVPPMSHVLDLYNVFREDVVEQRISHEDALRNAPDADSDYFRVPKVIE is encoded by the coding sequence ATGGCGATCTCCGTCGAAGAAGTCCGCTATATTGCCCGGCTGGCCCGCCTGGAGTTCTCGGAAGAAGAGGAGCGGATGCTGGCCGAACAGATGGGCGAGGTCCTGGACTACGTGGCCAAGCTGAACGAGCTGGATACGCGCGACGTCCCGCCCATGTCGCACGTGCTGGACCTGTACAACGTCTTCCGGGAGGACGTCGTCGAACAGCGCATTTCGCACGAGGACGCGCTGCGCAACGCACCCGATGCCGACAGCGACTACTTCCGGGTGCCCAAGGTGATCGAATAA